The Chitinophaga niabensis genome segment CTCCCTTTACACCATACAGTGCAGTGGCAGAAGCATCTTTGAGGATGGTGATGCTTTCCACTTCGTTTGGGTCCAGCAGGGCAATAGCGCTGTTCTCTTTCTGCACACCGTCTATAGTGATCAGCGGTGCCGTGCTGTTGGAAGTAGCCATACCACGGATGTATAATTCCGGCACATCCACTCCGGGTTCACCTGAACGCTGCACCGCGATCAGGCCCGGCAGCCTTCCCACCAGTGCATTGGCAATGTTGGCTACAGGGCTTTGTTTGATGTCTTTAGTCGTAATGGAAGCAATGGCACCTGTTTGTGCAATCTTTGCCTGCTTCTGGCCAAAACCCAGTACCACCACTTCACTCAATGCACCGGCATTTTGTTTGAGCGGGATGCGCAAAGTGCTGTTCAGACCTACGGCCACCTCTTCCCTTCCATAACCCATATAGGCTATGATCAGTGTGTCCTGCGCATCCGCAGGGATAGAAAAAGTGCCTTGCGGATCGGTGCTGACCCCACGGCTGGTATGTTTTACCATAATGGTCACACCCGGCAGGCTTTCTCCCGTTTCTGCATCTTTCACCGTACCGGTGATAGTCCTTTGCTGTGCAGGTGTTGCGGCAGAAGGAGCAGATGGGGAAATGATAATGTACGCTTTACTTTCAGAAAAAGTAAGTGTAGTGTTTTTGAACAATGCACGTAATACATCCTGTAAAGATGCATTCGTGAACTTAGCGGCAGCATTGCGGAAAGGTGCTACATCTGCCTGTGTAAAGGCAAAAGACACCTTGGATTGCTGCTGTAATTGCTGAAGGGACTTACTTAAAGGCTGCGCCTCAAACGTGATCGTAACTTTGGTCTGCAGGCGGCTTTGTGCTAAAGCCGGGATCGTAAAGCCTGTGAGCAGGACAATAAAGAACAATAACCTGCCTAACCTGGAACATTGCCGTTCAGGTAGATTTTTTTTCATAAATTTGACTCAGTTTAAGTAGTAAAACACTATGTACACATCCATGGTTAGCAGGCCGGAATCCTGCCCCATGAAATCTTTAGAGAGCGCTCCGCATTTGATGGAGCGTTCTTTTTTTTATTTAATTATATAAGTATTTGCATCTTTCTTTTCATACGTGATCCCATTCAGTAAGCTTAATACCTGTATCACTTCTTCCACGGATGTTTCCCTTTTTAGCTGGATATTATACCGTTGCCTGCGCACCTTGCTGCTGGCCGTTTCCAGGTGGATGCCATAAAACAGTTCCAGTGCTGTTCCCAATTCTTCATAATTGGTATCTGTTAATTGCAGGGAAGATTCTTTCCAGATACCTGCCAGCCATTCCGGCTGATCTTTCCTTTCCACTTTTCCATCTTCTGCTACCAGCATTTGCCTGCCGGGCGTAAGCGCACCCAGTTCATGCCCCTGGTAACGGATGCCTACTTTACCTGTAGCAACGGTGATGATCACCTTTTGCGCCATATGTACACTAAAGGAGGTACCCAGTACTTTTGTTTCCACACCATTACTGTTCACCAGGAAAGGGTGTGAAGCATCCTGCTGTATATCAAAGAAAGCCTCTCCTTCCAGTAAGGTAACGGAGCGGGTTGTTTTGCCAAAGCTCAGGCTATCGTATTGCAAACGGGAATTTTGCTTCAGCCAGATCTCACTTTTATCAGGCAGGATGAATTTGCCCGCAGTAAGTGTGATCATAGAAGCAGAAGTGCTTGTGCGTTGAGACAGGAAGAACCAGCTACCTGCAACAAGTACCAATACTGCGGCAGCGGCGGAGAGCCAGGTGCGCAGATGGCGGGTACGCCGTACAGGGATATTGGCAAGAATGGATTGTTCCAT includes the following:
- a CDS encoding FecR family protein; this translates as MNTNLLEKFIKNECTAAEAEQVKAWLAEHPDAVEQYMAEAWQEEPAHPMPAAMEQSILANIPVRRTRHLRTWLSAAAAVLVLVAGSWFFLSQRTSTSASMITLTAGKFILPDKSEIWLKQNSRLQYDSLSFGKTTRSVTLLEGEAFFDIQQDASHPFLVNSNGVETKVLGTSFSVHMAQKVIITVATGKVGIRYQGHELGALTPGRQMLVAEDGKVERKDQPEWLAGIWKESSLQLTDTNYEELGTALELFYGIHLETASSKVRRQRYNIQLKRETSVEEVIQVLSLLNGITYEKKDANTYIIK